The following are from one region of the Leptospirales bacterium genome:
- a CDS encoding RidA family protein, whose protein sequence is MLQQRLQELGLELPAAARPLASYTPARLHNGLVYVSGQLPLKDGALLASGIAAASARAEDLHPAMAQCFLNALAAAALVVELNQIRGVLRLGAFVASASGFVDQHKVANGASDLAVQIFGESGVHVRAAVGVASLPMNAAVELEVIFLSGQEGGG, encoded by the coding sequence ATGCTCCAGCAGCGTCTTCAAGAACTTGGATTGGAGCTTCCGGCTGCTGCCCGTCCGCTTGCTTCGTATACGCCGGCTCGCCTGCACAACGGGCTTGTTTATGTCAGCGGTCAGCTGCCGCTGAAAGATGGCGCATTGCTGGCCAGCGGCATTGCCGCAGCAAGCGCGAGGGCGGAAGATCTTCATCCGGCGATGGCCCAGTGTTTCTTGAATGCTCTGGCAGCGGCGGCCCTCGTCGTAGAACTCAATCAAATTAGAGGAGTGCTGCGTCTGGGCGCCTTTGTCGCCTCGGCGTCGGGCTTCGTCGACCAGCACAAGGTTGCCAATGGCGCCTCGGATCTGGCAGTGCAAATTTTTGGAGAGTCCGGAGTCCATGTTCGCGCCGCCGTGGGCGTTGCATCGCTGCCAATGAACGCGGCTGTCGAATTGGAAGTCATCTTCCTGAGCGGGCAGGAAGGCGGTGGCTGA